A genomic segment from Ramlibacter agri encodes:
- a CDS encoding PhaM family polyhydroxyalkanoate granule multifunctional regulatory protein, with product MADDPSSGAFGFGKFVPGFDFLQNLAKGASQAVPQMPNLSSWVAPTLNVEELEKRISELRAVHFWLDQNSKALAATIQALEVQKMTLATLKGMNFSMGELAEALKLKPLEPLKQTPPPEAAKPARARPEPEPKVKAAKGNGSAGAAPVDPLQWWGALTQQFQEIAANAMKDVAAATESTRKEAKAAPAAKAAAKKAPARRPPARKSASA from the coding sequence ATGGCGGACGACCCCAGCAGCGGCGCCTTCGGTTTCGGCAAGTTCGTGCCGGGCTTCGACTTCCTGCAGAACCTGGCCAAGGGCGCCTCGCAAGCGGTGCCGCAGATGCCCAACCTCTCCAGCTGGGTCGCGCCGACGCTGAACGTCGAGGAACTGGAGAAACGCATCTCCGAGCTGCGCGCCGTGCACTTCTGGCTGGACCAGAACAGCAAGGCGCTCGCCGCCACCATCCAGGCGCTGGAAGTGCAGAAGATGACGCTGGCCACCTTGAAGGGCATGAACTTCAGCATGGGTGAACTGGCTGAAGCGCTGAAGCTGAAGCCGCTCGAGCCGCTGAAGCAGACGCCGCCGCCGGAGGCCGCGAAGCCCGCGCGAGCCAGGCCCGAGCCCGAGCCCAAGGTGAAAGCCGCCAAAGGCAACGGCAGCGCCGGCGCCGCGCCGGTCGATCCGCTGCAGTGGTGGGGCGCGCTCACGCAGCAGTTCCAGGAGATCGCGGCCAATGCGATGAAGGACGTGGCCGCCGCCACCGAAAGCACGCGCAAGGAAGCGAAGGCCGCACCGGCCGCGAAGGCTGCGGCGAAGAAGGCTCCGGCGCGCCGCCCCCCCGCGCGCAAGTCCGCGAGCGCATGA